A single genomic interval of Metamycoplasma salivarium harbors:
- a CDS encoding 4'-phosphopantetheinyl transferase superfamily protein has protein sequence MIGIDLTKKSRFKENQEEIAKKILHSMELKKYLEDNDKLKFLATRWAIKEAIFKCDNQYKNFSEINITKDNVGRYIFKDFEISTTNDDDYIIAIVFNHKN, from the coding sequence ATGATAGGTATTGATTTAACTAAAAAGAGTAGGTTTAAAGAAAATCAAGAAGAGATTGCAAAAAAAATATTACATTCTATGGAACTAAAAAAATATTTAGAAGACAATGATAAATTAAAGTTTTTAGCAACTAGATGGGCAATTAAAGAAGCGATCTTTAAATGTGATAATCAATATAAAAATTTTTCAGAAATAAATATCACTAAAGACAATGTAGGTAGATATATATTTAAGGACTTTGAAATTTCAACTACAAATGACGATGACTACATTATTGCTATTGTTTTTAATCATAAAAATTAA
- a CDS encoding lysophospholipid acyltransferase family protein yields the protein MKLRTRLFWNALPILFIYWSLLSKASRAKKMPEYYKEFEKCEIFQKKSNSLLKKFGIKLKVNNFSNVPDGPCLIIPNHSTYLDPLIIASALHNQGDGQKRSKNFGFIAKSESKQKKGIKKIADFINTYFLDYSKPREILETLRDFGNYVKNNKLCGVIFAEGTRTRDGKLGEFQSGAFRVAQSAYVPIIPVTINNACNAMDKNRKGILEVEVTFHTPIKPVMFQTLDPKHIAENVKSIIASNYIDQTITSKETIKNTYTKRNKK from the coding sequence ATGAAATTAAGAACTAGATTATTTTGAAACGCATTACCAATTTTATTTATTTATTGATCATTACTTTCAAAGGCTTCAAGAGCTAAAAAAATGCCAGAATATTACAAAGAATTTGAAAAATGTGAAATATTTCAAAAAAAATCAAATTCATTACTTAAAAAATTTGGAATCAAATTAAAAGTTAATAATTTTTCAAATGTTCCTGATGGGCCTTGTTTAATTATTCCTAACCATTCAACTTATTTAGATCCATTAATTATTGCATCAGCTTTACATAATCAAGGAGATGGACAAAAAAGATCAAAGAATTTTGGTTTTATTGCTAAATCTGAAAGCAAACAAAAAAAAGGAATTAAAAAAATTGCTGATTTTATTAACACTTACTTTTTAGACTATTCAAAACCAAGAGAAATTTTAGAAACCTTACGTGATTTCGGCAATTATGTAAAAAATAATAAACTTTGTGGTGTTATTTTTGCTGAAGGAACTAGAACTAGAGATGGTAAATTAGGCGAATTTCAATCAGGAGCTTTTAGAGTTGCACAATCAGCCTATGTCCCTATTATTCCTGTAACTATTAATAATGCATGTAATGCTATGGATAAAAATAGAAAAGGCATTTTAGAAGTTGAAGTAACATTTCATACACCAATTAAACCTGTAATGTTTCAAACACTTGATCCAAAACATATTGCTGAAAATGTTAAAAGTATTATTGCTTCAAACTATATTGATCAAACAATAACCTCAAAAGAAACAATTAAAAACACATATACCAAAAGAAATAAAAAATAA
- a CDS encoding YhjD/YihY/BrkB family envelope integrity protein codes for MWRNKWKKVKSGWQKDPDDDKNNDKNEIKNEQIIQTVARKNIFERFFKWIIYFILFISIPRYLKSSKSKGKEIVNNAYAKLNSNEFAFIPVGYAMYLFLSFIPISIILVSIIAPIRPEYDVIFRYAILGRIIPGIESVLPKSITEIWTSAGGATTFVLLALSIIFFTSKGYAKFIVSIDVLYEHQTTFRMWKGRIKGVFVSIFLILALTLILLGFTAFMTFLVEKANFGDFSNVQSVTSVYDLKLTWHFWFIYYLLIVIMLPPFTYLGFALFYLYAPNFKLKFSHVHPGALITAIPTSLFILIFGSLTSIFNYQKFGPVAAFMYLILLLTFMAYFTYAGVIVNSSFYKTFVNIITIDKRSFFKGRKNTINID; via the coding sequence ATGTGAAGAAATAAATGAAAAAAAGTCAAAAGTGGATGACAAAAAGATCCAGATGATGACAAAAACAATGATAAGAATGAAATAAAAAACGAACAAATCATTCAAACTGTAGCTCGAAAAAATATTTTTGAGAGATTTTTCAAATGAATAATTTATTTTATTTTATTTATTTCTATTCCTCGTTATCTAAAAAGTAGTAAATCAAAAGGTAAAGAAATTGTTAATAATGCTTACGCAAAATTAAACTCAAATGAATTTGCATTTATTCCTGTGGGATATGCAATGTATTTGTTTTTATCATTTATTCCTATTTCTATTATTTTAGTGTCAATCATTGCTCCAATAAGACCAGAGTATGATGTTATTTTTAGATATGCAATTTTAGGTCGTATTATTCCTGGAATTGAAAGTGTTTTGCCTAAATCAATTACCGAAATTTGAACAAGTGCTGGCGGTGCAACAACCTTTGTTTTACTTGCATTGTCAATTATCTTTTTTACTTCAAAAGGTTATGCAAAATTTATTGTATCTATTGATGTGTTATATGAACATCAAACAACTTTTAGAATGTGAAAAGGAAGAATTAAAGGAGTTTTTGTTTCAATTTTCTTGATACTAGCATTAACTTTAATCTTATTAGGGTTTACTGCTTTTATGACATTCTTAGTTGAAAAAGCAAACTTTGGAGATTTTAGTAATGTTCAATCTGTTACTTCGGTTTATGATTTGAAATTAACATGACATTTTTGATTTATTTACTATTTACTAATAGTAATTATGTTACCTCCATTCACTTATTTAGGGTTTGCATTATTTTATTTATATGCTCCAAACTTTAAATTAAAATTTTCACACGTTCATCCCGGAGCATTAATTACCGCAATTCCAACATCTTTATTTATCTTAATTTTTGGTTCTTTAACTTCTATTTTTAACTATCAAAAATTCGGACCAGTTGCAGCGTTTATGTATTTAATTTTGCTTTTAACTTTTATGGCATATTTCACTTATGCTGGGGTCATTGTTAATTCAAGTTTCTATAAGACATTTGTTAATATAATCACTATTGACAAAAGATCATTTTTTAAGGGTAGAAAGAATACTATAAATATAGATTAA
- a CDS encoding Asp-tRNA(Asn)/Glu-tRNA(Gln) amidotransferase subunit GatC: protein MDRNKIKTLASSIYIKPSEKVIDLTLFLYQKITKGLEELDKDFNNIVNELEPLSKVNEQMFLFDNLRDDNVDNSLKLEVNAILENANKVEDDFICIKKVLND from the coding sequence ATGGATCGAAATAAAATTAAAACATTAGCAAGTTCAATTTATATAAAACCATCTGAAAAAGTTATTGATTTGACTTTATTTTTATATCAAAAAATTACAAAAGGTCTTGAAGAACTAGACAAAGATTTTAATAATATTGTTAATGAGTTAGAACCTTTATCAAAAGTAAATGAACAAATGTTTTTATTTGACAATTTAAGAGATGACAATGTTGATAATTCTCTTAAATTAGAAGTTAATGCAATTTTAGAAAACGCAAATAAAGTTGAAGATGATTTTATTTGTATAAAGAAGGTGCTAAATGATTAA
- a CDS encoding ECF transporter S component, with product MDEKRKTDTRVPGGLRHYLAWARSQITFGYKKWNSKRIAFVSVLISISVVFFIISVRILPVSALPSFKFAFIGLPIKITGFIFGPIVGVVTGVLSDLISFILVPTYYHYLYTIAIAIAGFVPGFAGYWFFNVNEMFFSSKYKISKFKETIQFFKKQYEEALIKGNAEDIQYFSERIAYYEVKVILLENKSRPNAMINFSFISALVIIVMQVGIIFYIFTNLNDSLFIHNRFVKNKYFYLLLTTSGFGLMGIFMILYRVFLRKRFQTFIELMAIISFSAIIEFINTFVLSMADTLTLKTDFWVNLTTQSLFGPFKIFFNIVIILATYKVVSPLIRVKEGNNF from the coding sequence ATGGACGAAAAAAGAAAAACAGACACTAGGGTTCCTGGTGGGTTAAGACATTATCTAGCTTGAGCTAGATCTCAAATTACATTTGGATACAAGAAATGAAACTCAAAACGTATTGCTTTTGTTAGCGTTCTTATTTCAATTTCTGTTGTTTTTTTCATTATTTCGGTAAGGATATTACCAGTCAGTGCATTACCTAGTTTTAAGTTTGCATTTATAGGACTTCCTATTAAAATTACAGGTTTTATTTTTGGACCAATTGTTGGTGTTGTTACTGGCGTTTTGTCTGATTTAATATCATTTATTTTGGTTCCTACATATTATCATTATCTTTATACAATTGCTATTGCTATTGCTGGATTTGTTCCTGGATTTGCAGGTTATTGATTTTTCAATGTAAATGAAATGTTTTTTTCAAGCAAATACAAAATTTCAAAATTTAAAGAAACAATCCAATTCTTTAAAAAGCAATATGAAGAAGCTTTAATTAAAGGAAATGCTGAGGATATTCAATATTTTTCAGAGAGAATTGCATATTATGAAGTTAAAGTTATTCTTTTAGAAAATAAGAGTCGTCCAAATGCAATGATTAACTTTTCATTTATTTCAGCATTAGTTATTATTGTAATGCAAGTTGGAATTATATTTTATATTTTTACAAACCTTAATGACTCGTTATTTATTCACAATAGATTTGTTAAAAACAAATATTTCTATTTACTTTTAACCACATCTGGATTTGGACTGATGGGTATTTTTATGATTTTATATCGTGTGTTTTTGCGCAAACGTTTTCAAACATTTATTGAACTAATGGCAATTATTTCATTTTCTGCTATTATTGAATTTATTAATACTTTTGTTTTGTCAATGGCTGATACTTTGACACTTAAAACAGACTTTTGGGTCAATTTAACGACGCAGTCCTTGTTTGGACCGTTCAAAATATTTTTTAATATCGTCATTATTTTAGCAACTTACAAAGTTGTTTCACCTTTAATTAGAGTCAAAGAAGGAAATAATTTTTAA
- a CDS encoding amidase family protein, which translates to MINKGNIANAIKELKSNKNNAVAHIFDKKTLNEGKGKLQNCIFTVKDNYADVNVNCKASSLLLNNFRPQYKATVIDLLEKAGAICVARTNLDEFGLGGSGEYSAFGKVLNPLNNKYLVGGSSSGAAATLTNNISFAIGSDTGDSVRKPASNIGKIGFKPSYGAISRYGLFAFATSMDTVAYFAHNINDLILISSVLYKQDIKHDLTNVNLSFDETKLVLKKPKKVAYLDCFSELRPYVKDAYNNLLEKLKKENIELIKITIPENILKSIDTVYRVIAFSEASSNLSNMTGFSFGNTKDGKSWEDVMLKTRSEGFGDMVQSRLILGSYFLEKDNQQKYFLKAQKLRRYLQNYFLEIHKKADLFIYPASNDSAPEDGKSYPDSYMDYILTYCNLVGNPSLTMFLGKNPNNNMPFNIALDTKIYDDVKLMEYALYFEKLIRSQNE; encoded by the coding sequence ATGATTAATAAAGGTAATATAGCGAATGCAATTAAAGAACTAAAATCAAATAAAAATAATGCAGTTGCGCATATTTTTGACAAAAAAACTTTGAATGAAGGCAAAGGAAAATTACAAAATTGTATTTTCACAGTTAAAGATAATTATGCAGACGTTAATGTTAATTGTAAAGCTTCAAGCTTACTACTAAATAATTTTAGGCCTCAATATAAAGCAACTGTAATTGATTTATTGGAAAAGGCAGGTGCTATTTGTGTTGCTAGAACTAATTTAGACGAATTTGGTTTAGGCGGATCTGGTGAATATTCAGCTTTTGGAAAAGTTTTGAATCCATTGAATAATAAATATTTGGTGGGAGGTTCTTCTTCTGGCGCTGCAGCAACTTTAACTAATAATATTTCGTTTGCAATTGGTTCCGATACGGGGGATTCTGTCCGAAAACCCGCCTCAAATATAGGTAAAATTGGGTTTAAACCAAGTTATGGAGCAATCTCACGCTATGGTTTATTTGCATTTGCAACAAGTATGGATACAGTTGCTTATTTTGCACATAATATTAATGATCTAATTTTAATTTCTTCAGTGCTTTATAAGCAAGATATTAAACATGATTTAACTAATGTTAATTTATCATTTGATGAAACAAAGTTAGTTCTTAAAAAACCTAAGAAAGTTGCTTATTTAGATTGTTTTTCGGAACTAAGACCTTATGTAAAAGATGCATATAACAACTTACTTGAAAAATTAAAAAAAGAAAATATTGAGTTAATAAAAATTACTATTCCAGAAAATATTTTAAAATCAATTGACACTGTTTATCGTGTTATTGCATTTTCAGAAGCTAGTTCTAATTTATCAAATATGACTGGGTTTAGCTTTGGAAATACAAAAGATGGAAAAAGTTGAGAAGATGTAATGCTCAAAACTCGTTCTGAAGGTTTTGGAGATATGGTTCAATCAAGACTAATTTTAGGTTCCTATTTTTTGGAAAAAGATAACCAACAAAAATATTTCTTAAAAGCACAAAAATTAAGAAGATATTTGCAAAATTATTTTTTAGAAATACACAAAAAAGCAGATTTATTTATTTATCCTGCTTCAAACGATAGTGCTCCTGAGGATGGAAAATCATATCCAGATTCTTACATGGATTATATTTTAACTTATTGCAATTTGGTTGGAAATCCTTCATTAACGATGTTTTTAGGTAAAAATCCAAACAACAATATGCCATTTAATATTGCTTTAGATACAAAAATTTATGATGATGTTAAATTAATGGAATATGCTCTTTATTTTGAAAAACTAATAAGGAGTCAAAATGAATAA
- the scpB gene encoding SMC-Scp complex subunit ScpB, with translation MNNKIIEALLFIQGSEGLSSEQLKDVLKLNTTNEARLLLRKFKEEFNKQEHGIMVAEFNDVFKFLTTPAVKWAIEELVTIVRKQHLSTAGIEVAGIIAYKQPITRSMISNIRGVVSDHIVASLLTKGIIEEVGVAPTPGNPILYGITNKFYDYFKIKTLAELPPFPEFARYKDESEEMEDKEFNLFDSQRQDEKSQSPSILVAEGDDDDQEI, from the coding sequence ATGAATAACAAAATAATTGAAGCTTTACTATTTATTCAAGGTAGTGAAGGATTAAGCAGTGAGCAACTAAAAGATGTTTTGAAATTAAATACTACAAATGAAGCTAGACTTTTACTTAGAAAATTTAAAGAGGAATTTAATAAACAGGAACATGGTATTATGGTTGCTGAATTTAATGACGTTTTTAAATTTTTAACAACACCTGCTGTTAAATGAGCAATTGAAGAATTAGTCACAATTGTAAGAAAACAACATTTGTCAACTGCTGGAATTGAAGTCGCAGGAATTATTGCTTATAAACAACCAATTACTAGAAGCATGATTTCAAATATTAGAGGTGTTGTTAGTGACCATATTGTCGCATCGCTTTTAACAAAAGGAATTATTGAAGAAGTTGGAGTAGCACCAACTCCTGGAAATCCAATTTTGTATGGTATTACCAATAAATTTTATGATTATTTCAAAATTAAAACATTAGCAGAGCTTCCTCCATTTCCAGAATTTGCAAGATATAAAGATGAATCTGAAGAAATGGAAGACAAAGAATTTAATTTATTTGATTCACAACGTCAAGATGAAAAATCTCAAAGCCCTTCAATTTTAGTTGCAGAAGGTGACGACGATGATCAAGAAATTTAA
- a CDS encoding RluA family pseudouridine synthase produces MIKKFKAKENDVNRTLFKYLEKMLDNVPISRLEKLFREKDVRINDQKTNEKHYKLQLNDEILVYGLKDVSRETKRSKANINFSVVYEDKNLLIVDKKVNVAIHSEENCLNDQVLTYLDYKKTSSFIPSSIGRIDKKTSGIVVYCKNYQTLTEFSEKQDEFEKVYQFVSDFKSLEKQEVAVRLKKDIKNEKMIANDSYGVKAKTIFWTDGMRNYAQIVTGKKHQIRATLEYLHCPIVGDTKYGGKRARRMFLHSYSITFHNLSEDFKEYNEQTFVCPPHW; encoded by the coding sequence ATGATCAAGAAATTTAAAGCAAAAGAAAATGATGTTAACCGAACATTATTTAAATATCTAGAAAAAATGCTAGATAATGTTCCTATTTCAAGACTAGAAAAACTATTTCGTGAAAAAGATGTTAGGATTAATGACCAAAAAACTAATGAAAAACATTACAAGTTACAACTTAATGATGAAATTTTAGTTTATGGGCTAAAAGATGTTTCAAGAGAAACTAAGAGGTCAAAAGCTAACATTAATTTTTCTGTTGTTTATGAAGATAAAAATTTATTAATTGTTGATAAAAAAGTTAATGTTGCAATTCATTCAGAAGAAAATTGTTTGAATGATCAAGTTTTAACATACTTAGATTATAAAAAAACATCTTCATTTATACCTTCTTCAATTGGAAGAATAGACAAAAAGACATCAGGGATTGTAGTTTATTGTAAAAACTATCAAACCCTCACCGAATTTTCTGAAAAACAAGATGAATTTGAAAAAGTTTATCAATTTGTTTCAGATTTTAAGTCTTTAGAAAAACAAGAAGTTGCTGTAAGACTTAAAAAAGATATCAAAAATGAAAAGATGATTGCAAATGATAGTTATGGTGTCAAAGCGAAAACTATTTTTTGAACTGATGGTATGAGAAACTATGCACAAATTGTTACAGGCAAAAAACATCAAATTCGTGCAACATTAGAATATTTACATTGTCCTATTGTTGGAGACACTAAATATGGTGGAAAAAGAGCAAGAAGGATGTTTTTACATTCCTATTCAATAACCTTTCATAATTTAAGCGAAGATTTTAAAGAATATAATGAACAAACTTTTGTTTGTCCACCACATTGATAA
- a CDS encoding aminopeptidase C, with translation MKNKNISQETLQKLEKSYRKSTLNKVAENAIIKNGIYESSINHDAVQKHNFEFSIETKIGAITNQKNSGRCWIFASINMVRLALMEEFKLESIELSQNYIAFHDYLEKANTYLNFMIDKGLGLSTLDRTFQHYNESPVQDGGYFEWFMDLIKKYGICPKSAMQETFQSENTTAIFKEVNLRLKSYVAKMRNVYENDKQVTDEIYELKEKALEDVYNVLVKSLGMPPKSFTFSYHDKDKKFHSFESTPIDFYKQHVEKPLSEKITVISDPREIYPYNRLLHSDFVKNVYDGTGLLKLNITLKEQKQAIINSLKDGKAVWFGCDVGASSNSKLGIMDENLYTTDLTLTKLLPFSKKEKFELHASVISHAMNLVGVDLDKNGKPLAWKVENSWGDEVGKKGIFSMSDKWFDEFSYEAIVDKKYLSDEALSGLKKDPIELEPFDPIC, from the coding sequence ATGAAAAATAAAAATATTTCACAAGAAACATTACAAAAATTAGAAAAATCATATAGAAAATCTACCTTAAATAAAGTTGCAGAAAATGCAATCATCAAAAATGGTATTTATGAAAGTTCAATTAACCACGATGCTGTGCAAAAACATAATTTTGAATTTTCAATTGAAACAAAAATAGGTGCAATTACTAACCAAAAAAATTCAGGAAGATGTTGAATTTTTGCTTCAATTAATATGGTAAGACTTGCACTAATGGAAGAATTTAAATTAGAAAGTATTGAGCTTTCACAAAACTATATTGCTTTTCATGATTATTTAGAAAAAGCAAATACTTATTTAAATTTTATGATTGACAAAGGTTTAGGATTATCAACTTTAGATAGAACGTTCCAACATTATAATGAAAGTCCAGTTCAAGATGGTGGATATTTTGAATGATTTATGGATCTTATTAAAAAATATGGAATTTGTCCAAAATCAGCAATGCAAGAAACTTTCCAATCAGAAAATACAACTGCAATATTTAAGGAAGTTAACTTGCGTTTAAAATCATATGTTGCTAAAATGAGAAATGTTTATGAAAATGATAAGCAAGTTACAGATGAAATATATGAACTAAAAGAAAAAGCATTAGAAGATGTTTATAACGTTTTAGTTAAATCGTTAGGTATGCCTCCAAAATCGTTTACTTTTTCTTATCACGATAAAGATAAGAAATTTCATAGTTTCGAATCAACCCCAATAGATTTTTACAAACAACATGTTGAAAAACCTTTATCAGAAAAAATAACTGTTATTTCAGACCCACGTGAAATTTATCCTTACAACAGATTACTACATAGTGATTTTGTAAAAAATGTTTATGATGGCACTGGACTTTTAAAATTAAACATTACCTTGAAAGAGCAAAAACAAGCAATTATAAATTCATTAAAAGATGGAAAAGCGGTTTGATTTGGTTGTGATGTTGGGGCATCAAGCAATAGCAAATTAGGTATTATGGATGAAAATCTTTATACAACTGATTTAACTTTGACAAAACTTCTACCATTTAGTAAAAAAGAAAAATTTGAATTGCATGCATCAGTTATTAGTCATGCAATGAATTTAGTTGGTGTTGATTTAGATAAAAATGGGAAACCTTTAGCTTGAAAAGTTGAAAATAGTTGGGGAGATGAAGTTGGCAAAAAAGGTATCTTTTCAATGAGCGATAAATGATTTGATGAATTTAGTTATGAAGCTATCGTAGACAAAAAATATTTATCAGATGAAGCATTGTCAGGACTTAAAAAAGACCCAATTGAATTAGAACCATTTGATCCAATTTGCTAA
- a CDS encoding segregation/condensation protein A, with protein MIIDETKKVKVNEISLEEPKEEELTKKNDKKTKDKKENEAYEPKYKFTLSNFDGPLDLLVSLVKEKNINILDIDIAELANQYLEIIKHLQDNDFDIASEYLVMAATLLQLKARMVLQDPEVEEEIKQEKKRLLEQIAEYEKFKEISITLREHETERKNYYEKRPEDVTEFVRETDDSILDGHANSSRLVVTLRKMFERTYAEMIRNIKITTIAVSPEEQKKRIIELFRHKNELNFKEVFHVPTMGHFVITLLAVLDLARQQIVVMQQHGDTDITFTKGVEYE; from the coding sequence ATGATTATTGATGAAACAAAAAAAGTAAAAGTTAATGAAATTTCTTTAGAAGAACCCAAAGAAGAAGAACTAACTAAAAAAAATGACAAGAAAACTAAAGATAAAAAAGAAAATGAAGCTTATGAACCAAAATATAAATTCACTTTATCAAATTTTGATGGTCCTTTAGATTTATTAGTTAGCTTGGTTAAAGAAAAAAATATCAATATTCTAGACATTGATATTGCAGAACTTGCAAACCAATATCTTGAAATTATTAAGCATCTACAAGATAATGATTTTGATATTGCTAGTGAATATTTAGTTATGGCTGCAACTTTGTTACAACTTAAAGCAAGAATGGTGTTACAAGACCCTGAAGTTGAAGAAGAAATTAAACAAGAAAAGAAAAGATTACTTGAACAAATTGCTGAATATGAAAAATTCAAAGAAATTTCTATTACTTTAAGAGAACATGAAACTGAGAGAAAAAATTATTATGAAAAAAGACCTGAAGATGTAACAGAATTTGTTAGAGAAACAGATGATTCAATTTTAGATGGTCATGCAAATAGTTCAAGATTAGTTGTTACATTACGTAAAATGTTTGAACGAACTTACGCTGAAATGATTAGAAACATTAAAATTACAACAATAGCAGTAAGCCCTGAAGAACAAAAAAAGAGAATTATTGAATTATTTAGACATAAGAATGAACTTAATTTTAAGGAAGTATTTCATGTACCTACAATGGGGCATTTCGTAATTACATTATTAGCAGTTTTAGACTTAGCAAGACAACAAATAGTTGTAATGCAACAACATGGTGATACTGACATTACATTCACAAAAGGAGTTGAATATGAATAA
- the gatB gene encoding Asp-tRNA(Asn)/Glu-tRNA(Gln) amidotransferase subunit GatB, whose protein sequence is MNNWELVIGIEIHIELNTNTKMFSPMLNNFDSKQNHNVSNIDLAYPGSLPLVNKGAIIRAIKLAKALNMTIDPYVRFDRKNYFYPDLPKGFQITQQFHPIGSNGFVKAKVDNVWKAIAIERIHMEEDTAKSIHKNNLTYLNYNRAGIPLIEIVSNPVMHSAKEAAAYVDAIRQTVLCLNISDAKMNEGSLRTDINISIRKKGTNEFNSRVEIKNLNSISNVEKAINFEFQRQINLREKNLEVLQETRRFDEQKQETVLMRKKTDSVDYKYFPEPNIPTILIPQKVIDETKIEELPYQKEQKYLDANLNNVQIQQLINNIDYALYFEKIGNVCDLKKKTNLFFSTIIPFLNESQIQISDLKITLKEVEELFKYLLDDKIDKKNSLKILDLKQKNSDIPLKTLLEKEKLFVEKSNLSLEDIVKQIFTENKDLKETFSKNFERNKKFLIGQIMKKTMGKANISQLDEILKKIMDI, encoded by the coding sequence ATGAATAATTGAGAATTAGTAATCGGTATTGAAATTCATATTGAATTAAATACAAATACAAAAATGTTTTCACCTATGCTTAATAATTTTGATAGTAAGCAAAATCATAATGTTTCAAATATTGATTTAGCATATCCTGGTAGTTTACCACTTGTTAACAAAGGTGCAATTATTAGAGCAATCAAATTAGCAAAAGCATTAAATATGACAATTGATCCTTATGTTAGATTTGATCGTAAAAACTATTTTTATCCTGATTTACCAAAAGGATTTCAAATTACTCAACAATTTCATCCAATAGGTTCAAATGGTTTTGTTAAAGCAAAAGTTGATAATGTTTGGAAAGCTATTGCAATTGAAAGAATTCATATGGAAGAAGACACTGCAAAGTCTATTCATAAAAATAATTTAACTTATCTAAACTACAACCGTGCTGGAATTCCTTTAATTGAAATTGTTTCAAACCCGGTAATGCATTCAGCAAAAGAAGCCGCTGCTTATGTAGATGCAATTAGACAAACAGTTTTATGTTTGAATATTAGTGATGCTAAAATGAATGAAGGAAGTTTAAGAACTGATATTAATATATCAATTCGTAAAAAAGGAACGAATGAATTTAATTCTAGAGTAGAAATTAAAAACTTAAATTCTATTTCAAATGTTGAAAAAGCAATAAATTTTGAATTTCAAAGGCAAATAAATCTAAGAGAAAAGAATTTAGAGGTTTTGCAAGAAACTAGAAGATTTGACGAACAAAAACAAGAAACAGTTTTAATGCGTAAAAAAACTGATAGTGTTGATTATAAATACTTTCCTGAACCTAATATTCCAACAATTTTAATTCCACAGAAAGTTATTGATGAGACTAAAATCGAAGAATTGCCTTATCAAAAGGAACAAAAATATTTAGATGCAAATTTAAATAATGTTCAAATTCAACAATTAATTAACAATATAGACTATGCATTATATTTTGAAAAAATAGGCAATGTATGCGATCTTAAGAAAAAAACCAACTTATTTTTTTCAACTATAATACCTTTTTTAAATGAATCTCAAATTCAAATTTCTGATCTAAAAATAACACTTAAAGAAGTTGAAGAATTATTCAAATATTTATTAGATGACAAAATAGATAAAAAAAACAGTTTGAAAATTTTAGACCTTAAACAAAAAAATAGTGATATACCATTAAAGACATTATTAGAAAAAGAAAAATTATTTGTTGAAAAAAGCAATTTAAGTTTAGAAGATATTGTCAAACAAATTTTTACTGAAAATAAAGATTTAAAAGAAACATTTTCAAAGAACTTTGAACGTAACAAAAAGTTTTTAATTGGACAAATTATGAAGAAAACTATGGGGAAAGCAAATATTTCTCAACTAGATGAAATTCTTAAGAAAATTATGGATATTTAA